From the genome of Gimesia chilikensis:
GGGGCACATTCACCCCCTGCTTGCCAAACAGGGCGGAATTCTTCGTCGAGCCGGTCATACCGAAGCCACCGGTGACCTTTTACAGATGGCAGGCATGAAACCGGTCGGTGTGCTGATTGAAATCCTGAGCCAAAAGGGCTTCGGCATGGCGGATGCTGAGGAACTCAAAGAGATTTCCGAAGAGTTTGACATCCCCATCATTTCTACCGCTGAGGTGATCCGACATCGCTACATCAGCGAAAAGCTGGTCCACCGCGAAGTCGAAGTTCCCATCAATACCAAGAATTACGGTACCGTCCAGGTTATTGGCTACTCGGTCGAGCATGAAGGTCAGCAACCTGTGGCGCTGGTCTGGGGGGACCTCTCATCCGTAGAAGCTCCTTTGGTTCGCATGCATTCTTCCTGCTTTACCGGCGACCTGCTGGATTCGCTCCGGTGTGACTGCGGCGACCAGCTGCACATGGCAATGGACGCAATCTGCCGCGAAAAAACCGGTGCTGTGGTCTATCTCCCACAGGAGGGCCGTGGCATCGGACTTATCCCCAAGCTGAAAGCCTACGTATTGCAGGATGAGGGCTATGACACCGTTGAAGCCAATATCCAGCTCGGCTTCAAGGCGGACAGCCGCGACTTCACCGTGGGTGTGCAGATCCTCAAAGATCTGGGACTGACCAAAGTCCGTCTGCTGACGAATAATCCCAAGAAGACCGATTCCGACGTCTATACCGGATTCAATCTGGAAGTGGTAGAGCAGGTGCCGATTGTAGCGCCACCACACAAAGATCGCGAATTCTACCTGCAGACCAAACGGGATAAGATGGGACACATCCTTCCCGCCAGTCCAGCTGACTAGTTTCCAGCCCCTTGGAATCGATCCGCTCTCAGAAATTCGATCGGGTGACTGGTTCTGCCTTCGGTCACCAGATCGGCCAGGATTTCGCCCATAACCGAGGCGAATTTAAATCCATGCCCTGAGAAACCTGCTGCATATACCAGCCGCTTGTTCCGAGGGTGCTGATCGATAATAAAGTGCCGGTCGGCAGAACGTGTATACATACAGACGGCGTGCCGCTCGGGTTCAGGACTCAGCCCTGACATCACTTCGCCCACAAAACGGCCTATTGAAGTGGAGTCCGACTCTAAAAGCTCTCGATTCACATTAGTCGGATCGGTCACCAGGTCTCCACCGGAATGCTCCGCCAGCTTTACTGTTTTACCATCCAGTGAAGGGAACCCATAAAACTCACCAAAGGGCATCTGGCAGAGGAAACCGCATCCCCCCTGATCCAAATTGTAAACCGGGTTTTGAACCGGATTCCAGAACAGGACCTTGCGGGCAACTTCCAGTGGAAGCTGCAGGTCCTTGAGACATTCACCAGCCCAGGCCCCCGCAGTGACAATCACGCCTTCGGCCACCCAGTGCTGATTCGCAGTCTGAATTTCGATTTCCGCTTCAGTCACAAGTAACGATTCAATTGGCTCGTGCAATACGATCTGCGCACCATGGTTGAGTGCACAATCCATGTGAGTCTGCACACAGTCTTCGACGTGCAGAAAACCCGCCTCGGGTTCAAAGGTAACTTCAAAGCCCTCTGGAAGCTGAAAGCCGGGGAAGCGCCTCCGTGCCTCGGCCGGCTCCAGTGTTTCCACCTGAACGCCGTGTCTCTCTTCCGCGAGATGCACTCCCTTAATGACATCGCCTTCAGGAGGACCGGCGACCATCAACCCACACAGATTCAACAGCGACTTTCCGGATTCCTGCTCGAGATCTTCCCACAGAGAATAAGCCCGCTGCAGCAGGGGGATGTAATCGGGATGCTCGAAATATGCTTTGCGAATGATACGCGTTTCGCCGTGCGAGCTGCCCCGGTCATGAGCGATACCAAACTGCTCAACTCCAAGCACCTTCAAGCCCCGACGCGCTAAATGATACAGGGCACTGCTCCCCATGCCCCCTAAGCCCAGCACCAGATAATCTACGTGAACGGGCATCGCGGAATCCGCCTTTTCTAATGTCAGTTCTGTGGTGAATGAGTTCTACAGCGCATTACAACCCTTCTAATTGATTATGATCACTCGAGATGCCAATCGTCAATCGCGATTGGCAGGGAGCGTCTGCCAGACAGCTGTTCTCTTTTTCCAGCGCGCAAAAAATTACCGGGTGTTCTTCAAATGACAGTCAACCTACCCCACATACACACTGACCATCAGATTGGAACACCCGGTAATT
Proteins encoded in this window:
- the solA gene encoding N-methyl-L-tryptophan oxidase, which gives rise to MPVHVDYLVLGLGGMGSSALYHLARRGLKVLGVEQFGIAHDRGSSHGETRIIRKAYFEHPDYIPLLQRAYSLWEDLEQESGKSLLNLCGLMVAGPPEGDVIKGVHLAEERHGVQVETLEPAEARRRFPGFQLPEGFEVTFEPEAGFLHVEDCVQTHMDCALNHGAQIVLHEPIESLLVTEAEIEIQTANQHWVAEGVIVTAGAWAGECLKDLQLPLEVARKVLFWNPVQNPVYNLDQGGCGFLCQMPFGEFYGFPSLDGKTVKLAEHSGGDLVTDPTNVNRELLESDSTSIGRFVGEVMSGLSPEPERHAVCMYTRSADRHFIIDQHPRNKRLVYAAGFSGHGFKFASVMGEILADLVTEGRTSHPIEFLRADRFQGAGN
- the ribA gene encoding GTP cyclohydrolase II; amino-acid sequence: MSDSPKQDSPLPKIQHVFKQLQAGKPVIVTDSSERENEGDFIVAAEAITPQIVQFLLRYGSGELCVSLPEEVANRLQLNPIVGPEENTAPNQTQFLIPIDHKDSGTGVSAECRAITIKALSDENAQASDFVRPGHIHPLLAKQGGILRRAGHTEATGDLLQMAGMKPVGVLIEILSQKGFGMADAEELKEISEEFDIPIISTAEVIRHRYISEKLVHREVEVPINTKNYGTVQVIGYSVEHEGQQPVALVWGDLSSVEAPLVRMHSSCFTGDLLDSLRCDCGDQLHMAMDAICREKTGAVVYLPQEGRGIGLIPKLKAYVLQDEGYDTVEANIQLGFKADSRDFTVGVQILKDLGLTKVRLLTNNPKKTDSDVYTGFNLEVVEQVPIVAPPHKDREFYLQTKRDKMGHILPASPAD